Proteins encoded by one window of Nicotiana tabacum cultivar K326 chromosome 10, ASM71507v2, whole genome shotgun sequence:
- the LOC142165389 gene encoding uncharacterized protein LOC142165389, with amino-acid sequence MDFIQEKLQSWFYERRTTAEGIFREISNWAEATLEEKSKLAFTFRVLPIDRLKFNVKEGGMEFIVDLDKRTCDCCQFQLDEIPCEHAIAATDSIYQKKSAFCSAYYSRDFWLKTYEGHVNSIGDSSTWVIPKTIKSEITKPPDEKVMLGRRQKNRHVFGTKFKKESRCGRCKQYGHNRTNCTNSAVVHPYARKYRKKND; translated from the coding sequence ATGGATTTCATACAAGAAAAGTTGCAAAGCTGGTTCTATGAAAGAAGGACAACTGCAGAAGGAATATTCCGTGAGATATCAAATTGGGCAGAAGCAACATTGGAAGAAAAAAGTAAACTAGCTTTTACATTTAGAGTATTGCCCATTGATCGACTCAAATTCAATGTGAAAGAAGGGGGTATGGAATTTATTGTTGATCTAGacaaaagaacatgtgattgtTGTCAATTTCAGCTAGATGAAATACCATGTGAACATGCAATTGCTGCAACTGACAGTATATATCAAAAGAAATCGGCCTTTTGCTCAGCCTATTATTCAAGGGACTTTTGGTTGAAAACATATGAAGGGCACGTAAATTCTATAGGTGATTCATCGACATGGGTTATACCAAAAACTATTAAATCAGAAATCACTAAGCCTCCAGATGAAAAAGTAATGCTAGGAAGAAGACAGAAGAATCGACATGTTTTCGGTACAAAATTCAAGAAGGAATCAAGATGTGGTCGCTGCAAACAATATGGGCATAACAGAACAAATTGCACAAATTCTGCTGTAGTTCATCCTTATGCAAGAAAATACAGGAAAAAAAATGATTGA